A window of the Butyricimonas virosa genome harbors these coding sequences:
- a CDS encoding energy transducer TonB translates to MEVKKSPKADLEGKKTIFLEIGFVIALGILLSAFNWKTNTKVEEGFVITQEEQVEEEIIPITQQMMKPPPPPPPAPKLTDLIEIVEDELSIDEELEIDDAEADVENKNNYNFDYDGDSWGEEESDGEADIFQVVEDMPQFPGGSVQKWIAKNVKYPMIAQENNIQGKVFVQFVIEKDGSVSDVKVARSVDPSLDKEAIRVVKAMPKWKPGKQRGKPVRVSYTVPINFQLQ, encoded by the coding sequence ATGGAAGTAAAAAAATCACCTAAAGCAGATCTTGAAGGGAAAAAGACCATTTTCCTTGAGATCGGTTTTGTTATAGCTCTAGGGATTCTACTGAGTGCTTTCAACTGGAAGACCAACACGAAAGTAGAAGAAGGGTTTGTTATTACCCAAGAAGAGCAGGTTGAGGAGGAAATCATTCCTATTACTCAACAAATGATGAAGCCACCCCCACCACCTCCTCCAGCCCCGAAATTGACGGACTTGATCGAGATCGTGGAAGATGAATTAAGTATTGACGAGGAACTTGAAATCGACGACGCTGAAGCTGACGTTGAAAACAAGAATAATTATAACTTCGATTACGACGGAGACAGCTGGGGAGAAGAAGAGAGCGACGGAGAAGCTGATATTTTCCAAGTAGTAGAAGATATGCCGCAGTTCCCCGGAGGTAGTGTACAAAAATGGATTGCGAAGAACGTAAAATACCCGATGATCGCACAAGAGAATAACATTCAGGGTAAAGTTTTCGTACAATTCGTGATCGAAAAAGACGGTAGTGTTAGCGACGTGAAAGTTGCCAGATCCGTTGACCCATCTTTGGACAAGGAGGCTATCCGCGTGGTAAAAGCCATGCCGAAATGGAAACCTGGAAAACAGAGAGGTAAACCGGTTCGAGTATCTTACACTGTACCTATCAACTTCCAGTTACAGTAA
- the hflX gene encoding GTPase HflX has product MSEYFYTKKEAEKAILVGVALQSENISYNMMCEYLDELAFLAETAGAETVKIFTQNLDKPVTATFVGKGKLEEIKTYVEDNDINLIIFDDELSPTQIRNLERELKGRKVLDRTNLILDIFAKRARTAEAKAQVELAQYQYLLPRLTGMWTHLERQKGGIGLRGPGESEIETDRRIIRDKITRLKEQLAKIDKQMVTQRKNRGKLVRVALVGYTNVGKSTLMNLLSKSEVFAENKLFATLDTTVRKIAIKNVPLLLADTVGFIRKLPHHLVESFKSTLDEVREADVILHVVDISHPQFEDQIRVVNETLGELMDNSKPTITVFNKIDAFTYTKKEEDDLTPIERKNYSLEDLKQMWMSKQEGETVYISAKSKENIEELKEKIYGIAKDIHSARFPFNDFLYQDFEIDEEIK; this is encoded by the coding sequence ATGAGCGAATATTTTTACACGAAAAAAGAAGCAGAAAAAGCCATTCTTGTAGGTGTAGCGCTACAATCAGAAAACATCAGCTACAACATGATGTGTGAATACTTGGACGAACTCGCATTCCTAGCAGAAACGGCAGGAGCGGAAACTGTGAAAATATTCACGCAAAACTTGGATAAGCCGGTAACGGCTACCTTTGTCGGCAAAGGAAAATTGGAAGAAATCAAAACATACGTTGAAGATAACGATATTAACTTGATTATTTTTGATGATGAACTAAGTCCGACACAAATCAGAAACCTGGAAAGAGAACTAAAAGGCAGAAAAGTACTTGATCGTACCAACCTCATCTTGGATATTTTCGCCAAAAGAGCCCGTACGGCAGAAGCAAAAGCTCAAGTTGAACTGGCACAATATCAGTACTTACTTCCTCGTCTAACGGGTATGTGGACCCACTTGGAAAGACAAAAAGGAGGTATCGGACTTCGCGGTCCGGGTGAAAGTGAAATCGAGACCGACAGACGTATCATCCGGGATAAAATCACCCGCCTGAAAGAGCAGTTGGCCAAGATTGACAAACAGATGGTCACGCAACGGAAAAACCGCGGGAAACTCGTGCGAGTGGCCTTAGTGGGCTACACGAACGTGGGTAAATCCACGCTCATGAATCTTTTGAGTAAATCGGAAGTATTCGCCGAGAACAAGCTTTTCGCAACTTTGGATACCACGGTACGCAAGATAGCCATAAAGAACGTCCCACTACTGCTGGCGGACACGGTCGGTTTTATCCGTAAACTTCCCCACCACCTGGTAGAATCATTCAAATCCACGCTGGACGAGGTGAGAGAAGCTGATGTTATTTTGCATGTAGTCGACATCTCCCATCCCCAATTCGAGGATCAAATCCGGGTCGTGAACGAAACACTGGGAGAGTTAATGGATAATTCCAAACCCACGATTACCGTATTCAATAAAATAGACGCCTTCACGTACACGAAAAAGGAGGAAGATGATCTCACTCCCATCGAGCGGAAAAACTATAGCCTAGAGGACTTGAAACAAATGTGGATGTCCAAACAGGAAGGAGAAACCGTGTACATCTCGGCTAAATCCAAAGAAAATATCGAGGAATTGAAAGAAAAGATATACGGGATTGCCAAAGACATTCACTCGGCACGTTTCCCGTTCAACGATTTCTTATACCAAGATTTCGAAATAGACGAAGAGATAAAATAA
- a CDS encoding energy transducer TonB codes for MEVKKSSKANLENKKGIFFEIGLIVALACIFLAFEWKVDVKMEEGFIVINTEEQLDEEIIPVTQRMQQALPPPPPAPRLTDLIQIVDEEINLDDNLDIMDVEANVANHGVYDFSGTGNGYEGEYGYGDEYSGESEVFAVVEEMPKFPGGNVQKWISKHIKYPMIAQENNIQGKVFVQFVIEKDGSVSNVKVTRSVDPSLDKEAIRVIQSMPKWTPGKQRQKPVRVSFTVPINFQLQ; via the coding sequence ATGGAAGTAAAGAAATCATCAAAGGCAAACCTCGAAAACAAAAAAGGAATCTTCTTCGAGATCGGACTAATCGTAGCATTAGCCTGCATATTCCTTGCTTTCGAGTGGAAAGTCGACGTGAAGATGGAAGAAGGCTTCATAGTAATAAACACGGAAGAACAGTTGGACGAAGAAATCATACCCGTTACACAACGGATGCAACAAGCTCTTCCGCCACCACCTCCCGCACCTCGGTTAACCGACTTGATACAGATCGTAGATGAAGAAATAAATCTGGATGACAACTTGGACATCATGGACGTGGAAGCCAATGTTGCCAATCACGGAGTTTACGACTTTAGCGGTACGGGTAACGGGTACGAAGGTGAATACGGGTATGGAGATGAATATTCCGGAGAATCTGAAGTATTTGCGGTAGTTGAAGAGATGCCGAAATTCCCGGGAGGCAATGTACAAAAATGGATTTCCAAGCACATCAAATATCCGATGATCGCACAGGAAAACAACATCCAAGGTAAAGTTTTTGTACAATTTGTCATCGAGAAAGACGGTAGCGTTTCAAACGTAAAGGTTACCAGGTCCGTGGACCCTTCCCTAGACAAGGAAGCCATTCGTGTCATTCAATCCATGCCGAAATGGACCCCTGGGAAACAAAGACAGAAACCGGTGAGAGTATCTTTCACTGTTCCTATTAATTTTCAATTACAATAA